Proteins from one Cydia fagiglandana chromosome 13, ilCydFagi1.1, whole genome shotgun sequence genomic window:
- the LOC134669820 gene encoding uncharacterized protein LOC134669820 isoform X2, translating to MNEHKILVFIAFLILYCLYCLNSWFTSENVIEENAPEPLPDLPQLIPEISVLDTSVTKEDVKIKIKTKTKIIPLFFYNACSVLEVFTEKPAQIKKNKTRQKEIDNSSNAIAVIGITVFLVALGINAVLDALKAKEEERERRKLNPDGERRQSLAEFANKKQLRRESSRFGIQLFQIAESVVSGEEKSRRQSRPYTRGDSTNSYLADRKAQTDGSTPTETAEPRLVKRQSVAKLFGLSDD from the exons ATGAACGAGCATAAAATCTTGGTTTTTATCGCGTTTTTGATACTCTATTGTTTGTACTGCCTCAACAGTTGGTTCACGTCTGAGAATGTTATAGAAGAAAACGCTCCAGAACCGCTACCTGATTTGCCGCAATTAATCCCTGAAATATCGGTCCTAGACACATCAGTCACCAAGGAAGAtgtgaaaataaagataaaaacaaaaacaaagatAATTCCATTGTTTTTCTACAATGCCTGCAGCGTTTTAGAAGTGTTTACCGAAAAGCCAGCGCAGATCAAGAAAAACAAAACAAGACAGAAAGAAATAGACAATAGCAGTAACGCTATAGCTGTCATTGGCATAACAGTATTCTTAGTGGCTCTGGGTATCAACGCAGTTCTAGACGCACTGAAAGCTAAAGAAGAAGAGCGTGAGCGGAGGAAACTGAATCCGGATGGGGAAAGAAGGCAATCCTTAGCAGAGTTTGCTAATAAAAAACAGTTGAGACGAGAATCCAGCCGATTTGGGATACAATTGTTTCAAATTGCAGAATCAGTGGTTAGTGGGGAAGAAAAGAGTAGACGCCAGAGTCGTCCGTATACCCGTGGAGATTCCACGAACTCCTACTTGGCTGACAGAAAGGCTCAGACAGACGGTTCCACGCCTACGGAGACAGCGGAACCCAGACTTGTGAAGAGGCAATCGGTTGCTAAGCTCTTTG GTCTGTCTGACGACTGA